Proteins from a genomic interval of Plasmodium sp. gorilla clade G2 genome assembly, chromosome: 10:
- a CDS encoding ubiquinol-cytochrome c reductase complex subunit, putative, with protein MSLHKEICNYIVKFSSKPIQKLGYEPPKKKRSILRELYHKLIFPYYFKFIRAPYERWQFCATTKFLREHGLMYDDMYSDKDPVIERAISLLPKDIQTRRYRRMLRGTHINYLRLFLHPSEQNYDPYIPYLAPYIEEAKFQLQEEEELLGYHPYDRRLYSGGTTGFGDLEPGLHFLVSIPNLYGAAIPHTKKK; from the exons atgtCTCTACATAAAGAAATTTGTAACTACATTGTAAAATTCAGCTCCAAGCCTATACAAAAGTTAGGTTATGAACCACctaaaaaaaagagaagtATATTAAGAGAATTATatcataaattaatatttccatattattttaaatttataagaGCACCATATGAGAGATGGCAATTTTGTGCCACAACTAAATTTTTAAGAGAGCATG gaTTAATGTATGATGATATGTACAGTGATAAAGATCCAGTTATAGAAAGAGCTATATCGTTATTACCAAAAGATATACAAACAAGGAGATATAGAAGAATGTTAAGAGGAACAcacataaattatttaagaCTTTTTTTACATCCATCAGAACAAAATTATGATCCATATATACCATATCTCGCGCCATATATAGAAGAGGCTAAATTTCAATTacaagaagaagaagaattaTTAGGATATCACCCATATGATAGAAGACTGTATTCAGGTGGTACCACAGGATTTGGTGATTTAGAACCTGGGTTACATTTTTTAGTTTCTATTCCTAACTTGTATGGAGCAGCTATACCtcataccaaaaaaaaataa
- a CDS encoding hypoxanthine-guanine phosphoribosyltransferase: MPIPNNPGAGEYAFDPIFVKDDDGYDLESFLIPAHYKKYLTKVLVPNGAIKNRIEKLAYDIKKVYNNEEFHILCLLKGSRGFFTALLKHLSRIHNYSAVETSKPLFGEHYVRVKSYCNDKSTGTLEIVSEDLSCLKGKNVLIVEDIIDTGKTLVQFCDYLKKFEIKTIAVACLFIKRTPLWNGFKADFVGFSIPDHFAVGYSLDYNEVFRDLDHCCLVNDEGKKKYKAT, from the exons ATGCCAATACCAAataa tCCAGGAGCTGGTGAATATGCCTTTGATCCCATCTTCGTAAAGGATGACGATGGTTATGACCTTGAATCTTTTTTGATCCCTGCTCATTataaa aAATATCTTACCAAGGTCTTAGTTCCAAATGGTGCTATAAAAAACCGTATCGAGAAATTAGCTTATGACATTAAGAAAGTATACAACAATGAAGAATTTCATATTCTTTGTTTATTGAAAGGATCTCGTGGATTTTTTACTGCTCTCTTAAAGCACTTAAGCAGAATACATAATTATAGTGCCGTTGAAACCTCCAAACCATTATTTGGTGAGCACTATGTACGTGTGAAATCATATTGTAATGATAAGTCAACAGGTACTTTAGAAATAGTAAGTGAAGATTTATCTTGcttaaaaggaaaaaatgtattaattGTTGAAGATATTATTGATACTGGTAAAACATTAGTACAGTTTTgtgattatttaaaaaaatttgaaatCAAAACAATTGCTGTTGCTTGTCTTTTTATCAAAAGAACACCTTTGTGGAATGGTTTTAAAGCTGATTTCGTTGGATTTTCTATTCCAGACCACTTTGCTGTTGGTTACAGTTTAGATTATAATGAAGTATTCAGAGATCTTGATCATTGTTGTTTAGTTAACGATGAAggtaaaaagaaatataaagcAACCTAA
- a CDS encoding phosphoglucomutase, putative, protein MENIKNEQVVKLLELWNVFKKPQYLIDETVELLKKNDEEELKYLFLKRLNFGTAGLRGKMGVGFNAMNIVTIMQTTQGLCSYLINTYGLHLCKNRGIIFGFDGRYHSESFAHVAASVCLSKGFRVYLFAQTVATPILCYSNLKKNCLCGVMVTASHNPKLDNGYKVYASNGAQIIPPVDKNISNCILNNLEPWTDTYEYLNDNFYLKDTSLVEDIYFEMYDSFMDDLKHEFNFNCYRNSRTKLAIVYSPMHGIGRKFVQGLMHVVGFNNLLTVPQQALPDPDFSTVSFPNPEEKGALDMSMELADNVCSPIVVANDPDADRFACAEKFNNKWKVFSGDELGIIFAYHLMKQYEKKNIDKSKHVFLCTVVCSRMLKKLCEKYGYKYDETLTGFKWLINKAIEYNEQNYTILYCYEEALGHALTRHVKDKCGISALGYWIEIAVYLYENNLTFHQYLETIRGEIGYFVNNNGYYIVLDSNDIVSIFNEFRSNGLYKTNLGSYKIIHIRDLTTGYDSTTEDKKSLIAPTPDSQNITIHFENTAILTIRASGTEPKVKWYAEISRDTYEQAKKEIDQLIDEVMPIFMQPNKYNVKRS, encoded by the coding sequence atggaaaatataaaaaatgaacaagTTGTGAAATTGCTAGAACTATGGAATGTATTTAAGAAACCTCAATATTTAATTGATGAGACAGTAGaactattaaaaaaaaatgatgaagaagaattaaaatatttatttttaaaaagattaAATTTTGGTACAGCTGGATTAAGAGGTAAAATGGGTGTTGGTTTTAATGCAATGAATATAGTTACAATAATGCAAACAACACAAGGATTATgttcatatttaataaatacttATGGTTTACATTTATGTAAAAATAGAGGTATAATTTTTGGATTTGATGGTAGATATCATTCTGAATCTTTTGCTCATGTAGCTGCTTCTGTTTGTTTATCTAAAGGATTTCGAGTTTACTTATTTGCTCAAACAGTTGCTACACCTATATTATGTTATtcaaatttaaaaaagaattgcTTATGTGGTGTTATGGTTACTGCTTCTCATAACCCTAAATTAGATAATGGTTATAAAGTATATGCTTCTAATGGTGCTCAGATAATCCCACCAGTTGATAAAAACATTTCGAAttgtatattaaataatttagaaCCTTGGACAGatacatatgaatatttaaatgataatttcTATTTAAAAGATACATCCTTAGttgaagatatatattttgaaatgtATGATTCTTTTATGGATGATTTAAAACatgaatttaattttaattgttATAGAAATTCACGTACCAAACTAGCTATTGTATATTCACCTATGCATGGGATTGGTAGAAAATTTGTACAAGGTCTTATGCATGTAGTAGGTTTTAATAACTTACTTACAGTTCCACAACAAGCATTACCAGATCCAGATTTTTCAACAGTATCATTTCCTAATCCAGAAGAAAAAGGAGCATTAGATATGTCTATGGAACTGGCTGATAATGTATGTAGTCCTATAGTAGTAGCTAATGATCCTGATGCAGATAGATTTGCATGTGcagaaaaatttaataataaatggaaAGTCTTTTCTGGTGATGAATTAGGAATCATTTTTGCCTACCATTTAATGAAAcaatatgaaaagaaaaacattGATAAATCCAAACATGTTTTCTTATGTACAGTTGTGTGTTCAAGgatgttaaaaaaattatgtgaaAAATATGgttataaatatgatgaaaCACTTACAGGATTTAAATGGTTAATAAATAAAGCTATAGAATATaatgaacaaaattataCTATTCTATATTGTTATGAAGAAGCTCTAGGACATGCTCTAACACGACATGTTAAAGATAAATGTGGTATATCAGCATTAGGTTACTGGATAGAAATAGCAGTATacttatatgaaaataatttaacatTCCATCAATATTTAGAAACTATTAGAGGAGAAATAGgttattttgtaaataataatggttATTATATTGTACTTGATTCTAACGATATTGTAAGTATATTTAATGAATTTAGATCTAATGGTTTATATAAAACGAATTTAGGTTCAtacaaaattatacatattagaGATTTAACAACAGGTTATGATTCTACTACTGAAGATAAAAAATCCTTAATTGCACCTACACCAGATTCTCAAAATATTACTATACATTTTGAAAATACAGCTATTCTAACTATTAGAGCAAGTGGTACAGAACCCAAAGTAAAATGGTATGCAGAAATTTCTAGAGATACGTATGAACAAGCCAAAAAGGAGATAGACCAACTAATAGATGAAGTTATGCCTATATTTATGCAACCAAATAAGTATAACGTAAAGAGGTCATAA
- a CDS encoding GMP synthetase, translating into MEGEEYDKILVLNFGSQYFHLIVKRLNNIKIFSETKDYGVELNDIKDMNIKGVILSGGPYSVTQAGSPHLKKEVFEYFLEKKIPIFGICYGMQEIAVQMNGEVKKSKTSEYGCTDVNILRNDNINNITYYSNFCDSSSAIDLYSNYKLMNETCSLFENIKNDITTVWMNHNDEVTKIPENFYLVSSSENCFICSIYNKEYNIYAVQYHPEVYESLDGELMFYNFAYNICKCKKQFDPIRYHELELRNIEKYKHDHYVIAAMSGGIDSTVAAAYTHKIFKERFFGIFIDNGLLRKNEGENVYKFLKSIFPDMNITKIDASENFLSNLQGVTDPEQKRKIIGKLFIEEFEKAVNNIDIDINKTFLLQGTLYPDIIESKCSKNLSDTIKTHHNVGGLPKNLKFKLFEPFKYLFKDDVKTLSKELNLPDEITNRHPFPGPGLAIRIIGEIDKQKLNILREVDDIFISDLKQYGLYNKISQAFAVLLSSKSVGVRGDARSYDYVCVLRAVKTSSFMTANWYQIPYDILDKITTRILSEVKGVNRILYDISSKPPATIEFE; encoded by the coding sequence atggAAGGAGAGGAGTACGACAAAATTTTGGTATTGAATTTCGGTTCTCAATACTTTCATCTTATTGTAAAAAGATTAAACAATATTAAGATATTTAGTGAAACGAAAGACTATGGTGTTGaattaaatgatattaaggatatgaatataaaggGAGTTATATTATCAGGTGGTCCTTATTCAGTTACTCAGGCTGGTTCTCCTCATTTGAAGAAAGAAgtatttgaatattttttagaaAAGAAGATTCCAATTTTCGGTATATGTTATGGTATGCAAGAAATAGCAGTACAAATGAATGGTGAGGTTAAGAAATCGAAGACATCAGAATATGGATGTACTGATGTGAACATATTaagaaatgataatattaataatataacatattatagTAATTTTTGTGATAGTTCATCTGCTATTGAtttatattcaaattataaattaatgaaTGAGACCTGTTctttatttgaaaatattaaaaatgatattacaACAGTTTGGATGAATCATAATGATGAGGTTACAAAAATTCcagaaaatttttatttagttAGTTCAAGTGAAAATTGTTTTATatgttctatatataataaagaatataacatatatgcTGTTCAATATCATCCAGAGGTATATGAATCATTAGATGGAGAATTAATGTTTTATAACTttgcatataatatatgtaaatgtaaaaaaCAATTTGATCCCATACGTTATCATGAATTAGAATTaagaaatatagaaaaatataaacatgatCATTATGTTATCGCAGCTATGTCTGGTGGTATAGATAGTACTGTTGCTGCTGCATATAcacataaaatttttaaagaaCGATTTTTTGGTATCTTTATTGATAATGGCTTgttaagaaaaaatgaaggagaaaatgtatataagTTTTTAAAATCTATATTTCCTGATatgaatataacaaaaattgATGCTTctgaaaattttttatcaaaCCTCCAAGGTGTTACAGATCCAGAACAGAAGAGAAAAATTATAGGgaaattatttattgaaGAGTTTGAAAAGGCAGTAAACAATAtagatatagatataaacaaaacatttttattacaaGGTACTCTATATCCAGATATTATTGAAAGTAAGTGTTCAAAAAATTTATCAGATACAATTAAAACTCATCATAATGTAGGAGGGTTACCAAAAAATTTGAAgtttaaattatttgaaccattcaaatatttatttaaagatGATGTTAAAACATTATCAAAAGAATTAAACTTACCAGATGAAATTACTAATAGACATCCATTCCCAGGACCTGGATTAGCAATTAGAATTATTGGAGAAATAGATAAAcagaaattaaatatattaagagAAGTTgatgatatttttataagcGATTTAAAACAATAtggattatataataaaatcagTCAAGCTTTTGCTGTACTTTTATCATCAAAATCGGTAGGTGTAAGAGGTGATGCAAGATCATATGATTATGTTTGTGTTCTTAGAGCTGTCAAAACATCATCTTTTATGACAGCTAATTGGTATCAAATACCTTATGATATTCTAGATAAAATTACTACTAGAATATTGAGCGAAGTAAAAGGTGTCAACAggatattatatgatatatcatCCAAACCCCCAGCAACAATTGAATTCGAATGa
- a CDS encoding NLI interacting factor-like phosphatase, putative codes for MDMRNIYLPEGVRLPCKLKWTVDNNSMVSSNQIIAFIIEENEEVIAGEEKNQEVQPSIKEEHIEKENYNTKNNVDNNIIENKEGNDIVLKQDNYNDINNNQICLNNEHIVKDINSTCSNKNINNLHDSNKTEESNSLPPNNNINHNENKNNCVKDENINENSDNSKSVINDNVINSELKNNELNKKDDTNVISLDSKYNEKKNVINFILNNRKNCEIKNNNIFLRSNNNGKINILKNHQNEEYIYINNANELLCEILDVKCNHEIIFSGICTNCLLNQEEINKSEEQKYFVTPSFLPGQNELYINTDKAIDLEKERMRTIIDKKKLCLVLDLDNTLLHASFSLLSVNVNNDIINITTDINGSLENEINYIEELNTQVSNTNNSDDIKSNTKNKKASPIVCKLNNEKIFSMNNKNKNEQTQTQNYMDRSDMQIQTKEMQNKHINVNNNNNMDNNNINNNINNNLNNNNNNNNGGMEDGTLIKEDLIYPHYCKNKNSIEIYPKIEDIKASYQNYCEFLEKVNTINLLKHKGKYIHYEDFNDNQIKRKIEKLESSVLKTNVKYQKGDYIIYYKLRPGVIEFLRTMSEKYEIYLYTMGTLEHAKSCLFLLDPLRKFFGNRVFSRKDCLNSLKHLNKILPTYRSVSICIDDSDYIWKENSSCIKVHGYNYFPDINFFEDIKRAPYFLTKFFTFAQSYLNFTSNIYRFINFKCSEHEEFLKFRKNNIMLYNMNNQVHFSNMNTHNSNNYDVQIKEDLYCITENNQAQNNELSQNMNGNTYIEPLQMRNKNDQETLLDGNNSININNEMEEMNDNNFIDLDKEFETDNESDLNLEDDELDDIFDIYNNVNNNNNNNNNNINSYNNTYLLDTRNDLIELYDESYNYDKQNILEDNNSNYLNKQNDIYDNKDKTLNKEIKSLQSLSYNEDNILYDENIILQTVQKGIIENNNVNFMYEENKISLEKEKETNENVLKNNTNLLDVNKSINKKKKKKKCKKNNEIKNGEINTPFLRNDTKNYVQPPNSLLKSVHRNISYEDEIILKFISEENFRKYEKYVLDFLCNYFEKNENDTMKSQTSSQMSEEEYIESSKCDITNDDIPSEENTSDEDDFEGEFVNLKDQEDEIHMFLDDDFEGEFVNLKDENDEEYTYMDDYMDGKYSNVKDEKNKKCYEKNKKNKNNYKKNSEKNDDPRNELKKYKMKVKKKIIKKTNKNSNVKISKSSKHINQMNNTSTNNNEIKQNNEYYESFFIPKNLTEFNFKDNDKQLYYLMSLLNEIHDIFYKMLEQFKRKETNEQNRDDQIYNYFLRYPVVRTILNQYRKQVLKGFTFNIGLLSDDIKRSDFMDNILKFGGLINNQDYNHLLTVNAFIENENIKNVRTSNLMWLERALYTWKSSNPKYYDMKTWEKLHRNFWDVIEYEENKK; via the exons atggatatgagaaatatatatttaccgGAAGGTGTAAGACTACCTTGTAAATTAAAATGGACTGTGGATAATAATTCAATGGTTAGCTCTAATCAGATTATAGCTTTTATAATTGAAGAGAATGAAGAAGTAATTGCAGGTGAGGAGAAGAATCAAGAGGTACAACCTTCTATTAAGGAAGAACACATTGAAAAGGAAAACTATAATACTAAAAACaatgttgataataatattattgagAATAAAGAAGGGAATGACATAGTACTTAAACAAGATAATTacaatgatataaataataatcaaatatGTTTAAATAATGAACATATTGTAAAGGATATAAATTCAACATGttctaataaaaatataaataatttacatgACTCTAATAAAACCGAGGAAAGTAATTCTTTACCacctaataataatattaatcataATGAGAATAAGAATAACTGTgtaaaagatgaaaatataaatgaaaattctGATAATAGCAAAAGTGTCATTAATGATAATGTTATAAATAGTGAGCTTAAAAATAATGAGTTgaataaaaaagatgataCAAATGTAATTAGTTTGGattcaaaatataatgaaaagaaaaatgtaataaattttattttaaataatagaaaaaattgtgaaataaaaaataataatatttttttaagaagtaataataatgggaaaataaatattttaaaaaatcatcaaaatgaagaatatatatatattaataatgcaaatgaattattatgtGAAATTCTTGATGTCAAATGTAATCATGAAATTATATTCTCAGGGATTTGTACTAACTGTCTTTTAAATCaagaagaaattaataaaagtgaagaacaaaaatattttgttacTCCAAGTTTCTTACCAGGtcaaaatgaattatatataaatactgaTAAAGCAATTGatttagaaaaagaaagaatgAGAACAattatagataaaaaaaaactttgCTTAGTTCTAGATTTAGATAATACACTTTTACATGCATCATTTTCCTTATTATCTGTTAATGtgaataatgatataataaatataactaCTGATATTAATGGTAGTttagaaaatgaaataaattatatagaagaattaaataCACAAGTATCTAATACGAACAATTCGGATGATATAAAATCGAAcaccaaaaataaaaaagctTCTCCAATTGTATGCAAAttgaataatgaaaaaattttctctatgaataataaaaataaaaatgaacaaaCGCAAACGCAAAATTATATGGATAGAAGTGATATGCAAATACAGACAAAGGAAATgcaaaataaacatataaatgtgaacaataataataatatggacaataataatattaataataatattaataataatcttaataataataataataataataatggtgGTATGGAAGATGGTACTCTCATCAAGGAAGACTTAATATATCCCCActattgtaaaaataaaaactccATCGAAATATACCCCAAAATAGAAGATATAAAAGCGTCGTATCAAAATTATTGTGAATTTTTAGAAAAGGTAAATAccataaatttattaaaacataaagGGAAATATATACACTATGAAGATTTTAATGATAACCagataaaaaggaaaatagaGAAATTAGAATCTAGTGTTCTAAAAACAAATGTAAAATATCAAAAAGgtgattatattatttactaTAAACTAAGACCAGGAGTTATTGAATTTTTAAGAACAATGagtgaaaaatatgaaatatatttatatactatGGGTACATTAGAACATGCAAAatcatgtttatttttattagatCCTCTTAGGAAATTTTTTGGAAATAGAGTATTTTCTAGAAAGGATTGTTTAAATAGTTTGaaacatttaaataaaatattaccaACATATCGTAGTGTATCTATATGTATAGACGATAGTGATTATATATGGAAAGAAAATAGTTCTTGTATCAAAGTACAtggatataattattttcctGATATTAACTTTTTTGAAGATATTAAAAGAGCTCCATATTTCTTAACTAAATTTTTTACTTTTGCTCAGTCATATTTAAATTTcacatcaaatatatatcgttttataaattttaaatgtaGTGAACATgaagaatttttaaaatttcgtaaaaataatatcatgttatataatatgaataatcagGTCCATTTCTCCAATATGAATACACATAACAGTAATAATTATGACGTACAAATAAAGGAAGATTTATATTGTATTACTGAAAATAATCAAGCGCAGAATAATGAATTATCACAAAATATGAATggaaatacatatattgaaCCATTACAAAtgagaaataaaaatgatcaaGAAACATTATTAGATGGGAACAATTcgataaatattaataatgaaatgGAAGAAATGAATGATAACAATTTTATAGACTTGGATAAAGAATTTGAAACGGATAATGAGAGTGATCTAAATTTGGAGGACGACGAGTTAGAtgatatatttgatatatataataatgttaacaataataataataataataataataatattaatagttatAACAATACATACCTTTTAGATACAAGAAATGATTTGATAGAATTATATGATGAGTCATATAATTATGacaaacaaaatattttagaaGATAATAACagtaattatttaaataaacaaaatgatatatatgataataaagataaaacattaaataaagaaataaaatcattacaatcattatcatataatgaagataatatactttatgatgaaaatatcaTTCTTCAAACAGTACAAAAAGGAataattgaaaataataatgttaattttatgtatgaagaaaataaaatatctcttgaaaaggaaaaagaaacaaatgaaaatgtattaaaaaataataccaATTTATTAGATGTAAATAAatctattaataaaaaaaaaaaaaaaaaaaaatgtaaaaaaaataatgaaataaaaaatggtgAAATAAATACACCATTCTTACGAAAtgatacaaaaaattatgtgCAACCACCAAATTCTTTGTTAAAATCGGTTCATagaaatatatcatatgaagatgaaattattttaaaatttatatctgAGGAAAATTTCAGAAAATACGAAAAGTATGTTTTagattttttatgtaattattttgaaaaaaacgAAAACGATACAATGAAAAGTCAAACGTCTTCTCAAATGTCTGAAGAGGAATATATAGAGAGTTCAAAATGTGACATAACAAATGATGATATTCCAAGTGAAGAGAATACATCTGATGAAGATGATTTTGAAGGAGAATTTGTAAATCTAAAAGATCAAGAGGATGAAATACATATGTTTTTAGATGATGATTTTGAGGGGGAATTTGTAAATTTGAAAGatgaaaatgatgaagaatatacatatatggaTGATTATATGGATGGAAAATATTCAAATgtaaaagatgaaaaaaataaaaaatgttatgaaaaaaataaaaagaataaaaataattataaaaaaaattctgaGAAAAATGATGATCCCcgtaatgaattaaaaaaatataaaatgaaagttaaaaaaaaaattataaaaaaaactaataaaaattcaaatGTGAAAATATCTAAATCTTCAAAACATATTAACCAAATGAATAATACttcaacaaataataatgaaataaaacaaaacaatgaatattatgaatCTTTCTTTATTCCAAAAAATTTAACAGAATTCAATTTTAAAGATAATGATaaacaattatattatttaatgtcattattaaatgaaattcatgatattttttacaaaatgtTAGAACAATTTAAACGAAAAGAAacaaatgaacaaaatagagatgatcaaatatataactatttTTTAAGATATCCTGTTGTTCGCACTATATTGAATCAATACCGAAAACAAGTTTTAAAGG GTTTCACGTTCAATATAGGCTTATTATCAGATGATATTAAACGAAGCGATTTTATGGATAACATTCTAAAATTCGGTGGACTTATTAACAACCAAGATTACAATCATTTATTAACTGTTAATGCTTttatagaaaatgaaaatattaaaaatgtgcGCACATCTAATTTGATGTGGCTCGAAAGAGCCCTTTATACTTGGAa AAGTAGCAATCCAAAGTATTATGACATGAAAACCTGGGAAAAATTGCATCGAAATTTTTGGGATGTCAttgaatatgaagaaaataaaaaataa